The sequence AAAAAAGAAATTGTAGGCGATAAATCCAGCGATTAAAACAGCGAAAATGATAAGTTGTGGCTTCATAAGGCGAAAATGTTTGAGAGTGGGGAGTTTTAGAGTGAAGGGGTAAGGTTGTACTTACTCATCATTTATCATTTATCTCAAGTGAGTATGTTCTTCTTCTCTTATGGTTCACCGGGTTGTAGTCTTGCCACAAAAGTTGAACGCTTTTGTTTTCTTCGAGTTCAGGATTGGTTTCGGCAAAATTGATTCCCATACTTGTAAAACGCACAAAAATTTCTTTAAAGATAATAGCTGTTACTCCACGTCTTTGGTATTCAGGATGAATTCCGATCAGGTAAAAATTAGCACGATCATTCTTTTTCCCGGCTTGTAAGAAGTGCCACCATCCGAACGGAAATAATTTTCCTTTAGATTTTTGTAAAGCCTTTGAATAAGAAGGCATCGTGATAGCAAAGGAAACCAGCTGCTGGTTTTCATCTACCACACAGATAACATAGTTTTTGTCAATAAAAGGGAAGTACTTTTCCTTGTATGTTTTGATCTGTTCTTCAGAAATGGGAGTATAAGTGGAAAGGTGTTTATAGGTTTCATCTAGAAGTTTAAACATAGGCTCTACATAAGGGAGAATTTCATCCTTAGATTTAAATTTAAGAACCTTGAGTTTGTATTTTTGCGCAATTAACCCGCTGAATTTCTCTACTTTTTCAGGAAGTACTTTGGGGAAATTCATTTCGTATTCTACCCATTCTTTTTCCTTAGTTAATCCAAGATTTTCAAGATGTTTTGGATAATATGCATGATTGTAAATTCCAATCATGGTTGCCAGTTTATCAAACCCCATTGTAAGCATTCCCGCTTTATCAAGATTGGTAAATCCCATAGGCCCTTCAATCTTATCTATGCCATGCTCTTTCGCATATTCAATGGCAAGCTGAATTAAAGCTTTAGAAACTTCTTGGTCATCAATGAAATCTATCCAGCCAAAACGTACCTTTTTGATGCCTAATTCCTTTTCTTCTTTATGATTAATAATTATAGCAATTCTTCCAACTACCTTATTGTCTTTTATGGCCAGATATTGTTTGGACTCTGAATAATCTAAGGCCGGATTTTCCTTTGCATCCCAGATTTTCATTTCATCTTTAATAAAGGATGGAACGTAGTATGGATTATTTTTGTATAAATCCATTGGAAACCTTACGAATTGCTTTAGCTGAGCAGCTGTTTTTACTTCAATAATAGAAATTGTAGACATGTTTTTTGAGGTAATTTAAGGACAAATATAAATAATAATATCTTATACTTTGGCACAGTTTTTATATCATTATGCTTAAAAATTGAACACAAAATCTAAATAAAAATGACGGGTTATTATATCATTATTGGTATTTCAATGCTGGTGAGCTGGTGGGTTTCGTCCAGGTTGAAATCAAAATTTGAATATTATTCCAATGTACATCTTCGAAATGGTCTTTCGGGGAAAGAAGTAGCGGAAAAAATGTTGAGAGATAACGGGATTAATGATGTTCAAGTAATATCAGTTCCCGGACAGCTAACGGACCACTATAATCCGGCAGATAAAACAGTAAATCTTTCTGAAGGGGTGTACATGCAGAGAAATGCAGCAGCTGCAGCTGTAGCAGCTCATGAATGTGGACATGCCGTACAGCACGCAGTAGGATACTCAATGTTGAACTTACGTTCAAAATTGGTTCCTGTAGTTAATATAAGTTCCAATCTGATGCAGTTTGTTCTTATTGCAGGTATTGCGATAATGGCAGCTACCAGAACAATAGAAAATCCTAATGGAAATACAGCGATTCTGGCTATTGGTGTGGCTATGTTTGCTGTAACCACCTTATTTGCTTTTGTGACATTGCCGGTAGAGTATGACGCTAGTAACAGAGCAATGAAATGGCTTAAAGATACAGGTACTGTAACTGCTGAAGAATTTGTAGGAGTTCAGGATAGTCTAAAGTGGGCTGCAAGAACATATGTTGTGGCAGCTTTGGGATCCTTAGCTCAACTTCTTTACTGGGGATCTTTGCTTCTCGGAGGAAGAAGGGATTAATCATTAAATTGAAATAAAATATATTGCATCTCGGATAACTTTTCTGAGATGCTTTCTTTTTGTGCCAGTTTTAATGAGGCGGTAAGGATGCAGTTCTCATTAGCATCAAAATTGACCACCTTGGCATCAAATTTTGAAAGCAGGGTAAAGATGGTATTCTGCTGATTGAAGTTGAATTGAATCTCAATTTCGGTTTCCAGTTCTTTAGTAATGATATTGGCTTCCTCTAAGGTGATCTTTGCTGATTCTTTATATGCTTTTACTAAACCTGAAACACCCAGTTTTGTTCCCCCGTAATAACGAACTGAAATGACAAGCACATTGGTGATTTCATTAGCTAATAATTGATTATAAATAGGCAGGCCTGCACTTCCTGAAGGTTCACCATCATCATTAGCTCTATAATTTTCCCCATTCAATCCCATTCTGAAAGCATAGCAATGGTGTGTGGCCTTTGGATGCTCTTCTCTGATTTTTTCCAATGCAGCTTTTAATTCTTTTTCATTGGTAATCGGGAATGCAAATCCTATGAATTTACTTCCTTTCTCTTTTAATAAAGTGTTTTCTATGGGTTTTTCTATGGTTTTATATTCAAACGTCATTCTGTATTCCGGCTTTATTTATGCAAAAGTATTAAATGCTTTAGTATTCTGCATCATCATCATAAATTAAGCCGTCAAAATATGACGGCTTATATGTTTTTGAATGTGAAATTCTTTTACATCACATCTCCACAAAGATCCATTGGAATCAGGCACATGTAGCTTGTTGGGCCACAAAAATCCTGAGGGCATTTATCTCTGCATCTTGTAGGTTGTCCGTTAGGTAATGTACATGTTACAAAAACAGCACCTCCTTCAATTGTTCTTAGCCCGGCTCTGGATAATTTTCTTAAATTTTTCATGCTCATATTTTTAGTTTGATTAATTTGTACGATATCATAATATTAGCATGGGAATGATCCGTCTGCCCAAGGTGGTGGACAACTCATACTTGAAGGAGTAGCACAGCAGTGTTGTAATGAAGGTGGGTAAAATGAACAGCATTCAGGGGCAATACCTCCCTTTACTTTTTTTAAGCTCTGTCTTGAAACTTTCTTTAAATTTTTCATAGTAATATTTTTAGGATATTACTAAGGTAAATAAATTATTTCATTTCAATGGGATAAATGGGGTTTATTTTGATTTAAAAAAAGAGATGGTGTTATCTCTGTAGTTTTCTGTTTTGTAAGGAATAAGACTGAATTCTGGCGCTTTTGTACCGTTTTCTAATCTCAGATTTTCATTTTTAATAACAATAGCTTCATCCCAAAGATCTGCATCAATGAACTGCTGTAAAGTAAAACGACCACCTTCAATAATAACAGACTGAATCTGTTCTTTGTATAAAGATTCCATCAAATCAGACAGGAAGTTTTCTTTTTTGATTTTAATGAATTCTATATGATCTTCTGTTCCTTCTTTTACAGCGTTTAAAACAAAAGTTCTGGCTGCGTTGTTGTAAATGTTAAAGTCATTCGGAACTTTCAGATCAAAATCAATTAAAATACGAACAGGATGAGTTCCTTCAACGCTTCTTACAGTCAGACTTGGATTATCGGCTAAAGCTGTTTGTGTTCCTACCAGAATAGCATGTTCATCTGCTCTAAGTTGGTGGACGAATTGGTTGACCAAAGCATTAGAAACAGCAGTGGGCTTATAATTTTTATCTAAGAACCCATCACCAGATTCTGCCCATTTTAAGATGATGTAAGGTCTTTTCTTTTCATGATAGGTAAAAAATCTTTTGTTCAGTTCAATGCATTCCTTTTCAAGAATTCCTGAAACGGCTTCTATGCCAGCATCCTGAATGATCTTTTTGCCTTTTCCGTTAACCTTATCGTGAGAATCCATAGCACCAATAACTACTTTTTTAAAGCCTAGTTCTTTAATTTTTAAAGCGCATGGAGGAGTTTTCCCATAATGAGCACAGGGTTCCAAAGAAACATAAATCGTCGATTCCGGAATCAGGTTTTTATCTTCCACTGAATTGATCGCATTAATTTCTGCATGATTTTCTCCTGCCTTGTGATGGTATCCTTCCCCAATGATTTTGCCGTTATGAACAATCACACTCCCTACAAGTGGGTTAGGATAGGTTTTGCCCAGGGCTTTTTGAGCCAACTCAATACATCTTTTAATATATAGTTCGTCGTTATTCATATTTATAAAAAAGAAAAAGCGAAGACAAATTGCTTTGCTCCGCCCTTATTTATTTTGTTAATATTTATTCTCCGGCAATAATGCTGTGGAGATTTTGTTTTAAAGTTTCCAAATGAGCTTTCTTTTCATCAATAGTGTTATAAGTATCTCTTAACAGAGGGTTTTCTCTTGATGGTTTATTGAAGAATGAAAGGTTATTTTCAAGTTTAACGATTTCAGCTTCAAGATCAGAAATCTGATTTTTGATCTTTCTTGCTTTGTCGGTAAGTTGATTTTCAGATAATCCTTCTTCTTTCAATTCAAGTTCGTTGATCTTATTGATCTTTAATTTCTCTCTTAGTGTTTTATTAAATTCAGAATTGATTGAAATTTTATCTCTTGGAACTTTTCCAATGTTATTCCAAGCTGTTTTGATTGCTTCTATTTTTTCTATACTTCCTTCGTCATTGGAAACCAATTTTAATTCGTCCAGAAGAGCTTTTTTGTTTTTGTAGTTTTCCTTCCAGTTATCGGTAGAAGTATTGCTCTTTTCTCTATAATTGTTAAAGAAGGCATTACAAGCGTCACGGAATTCATCCCAGATTTTATTGGTCATGCTCTTTGGAACATGCCCGATTTTTTTCCAGTCTTCCTGAAGCTTTTTGAATAATGGAACAGCAATATCCCATTCTTCGTTATTCTGATTATCCTGAGCGGTCTGGATCAGTTTTAGCTTTTCTTCCAGATTAGCCTGCTGAGAACCTTTTAAAGATTTGTAATAATTATTTTTTGTTGTATTAAATCCTCTAAGGGTTGTTTTGAAATCATTCCAATTCTGGTTGGATAATTTTCTTGGGACGCTTCCTGTTTTCAGGAAATCGGAACGAAGATCTTCAACTCTTTTAATAGCGTTTTGCCAGTAATTATGATTAGGTGTTTCAGATGGTTCTGAAAGTTTTTTAATTTCAGCGATAATCTGAGTTTTCTTTTCAAGATTGGCAGCCTGTTCTTTTTCAATGGATGCAGAAAGTTCAGATTTTCTTTCGTGAATTTTATTGGAAATTTCTTTGAATTCTTCCCATGTTTTTTCACGGAATTCTTCTGCTACAGGTTCCGCTTCTTCTTTCCATAGTTTATGAAGATACTGAAGTTCATTTAAAGCTTTTTGGATCACAGGTTCATTCTCCAATTCCTGTGCACGGGCAATAATATGCTGTCTTTTTTCAAGGTTATGGCTGTATTCCTGTTCCAAAAATTCCTTATTCAGATCAAGCATTTGATAAAACTGATTCAGATGGTGAAAATAATTATTGTTAAGAATTTTAAACTCAGATTTAGCAACTTGTCCGGCTCTTGACCACTCTTCTTTGATCTCACGAATGGATTTGAAAAGATTGATTCCCGGTTCCGAATTGGTGTATAGGTTTTTTAATCTTTCAATAATGGTTTGACGGTGTTCCAGATTTTTTTTCTGCTCTTCTTCCTGTCCTTTTTGGAATTGGTCATGTTTTTCTCTGAAGATATTAATTAAAGCAGAGAATTTAGCTTGTGAAGGATGCTCATAACTGAACGTTTCAGAAGCATTCCCAGTTTCTGCAAACTCGTGTTTTTTATCTTCCACTTCATCATGGATGTGATGACTTGCTTTTTCTTTTAGTTGATTGAATCTTTTGGAGTTCTCACCGGCATCAGGCGCATTGATGAGTTTTTCCATTTCTTTAAGGGCATCAGCCAGAGAAATCTCGACATCTTCATGTTCTTCCAGGTGTTCAGCATCATCTCCATGAGGATGGGCATCATGAGAAACTGTGTTTTCCGATGTCTCCTGTGATACTTCGTTAGGATTTTTCTTTTCTTCGTTTTCAGAAAGATTGTTTTCTGTAGTCATAGCAAATCTTTTATGTGAGTGGCGTTAATATCCTTCAAATATAGCTGTAAGGCCAATTAAAGTACTAATTTATGTTATTTTTTTTAAAAATTCCAAATTTCCCAAGCTTTTTCTGCTTGCTGTTCAAGCATATAATAACCGTTTACTGTTTTTGCTCCTTTTTCGGAAGCATTGATGATAAATTGAGTATAGTTGGGATTGTAAATTAAATCGATAACTAAATGTTCGGAGGAAAGTGCATCAAAAGGAAAAGCCAGGCAGTCTTCAATATTTGGAAATGTGCCTACCGGTGTACATTGGATAATAATCTTATGTTCTTGTACGGTTTCCTTATCCAGATTTTCAAAATTGATTTCCGCATTTCTTGAAATAGTTTGTGATGGAATATTATGTTTATCCAAAACATACTTTACTGCTTTTGCTGCCCCTCCGTTTCCTAAGATCAATGCTTTGTCCTGCGATGATTTTTTGTGAAGAAGAAGGGTCTTTTCAAAACCGAAAGCATCTGTGTTGTACCCGGTTTTTTTACCGTTTTGAATTAAAACACAGTTTACAGCACCAATTTTTTCGGCTTCATCACTTAATTCATCAAGATAGCTGATGATCTGTTCTTTATAAGGGATGGTTACATTAAAACCTAACAATTCAGGTGAGGAAAAAAGGTTTTCTACTTCATTGATTTCACTCAGGTCAAAAATATCATAGGAAAAACCTTTAAGCATAAGCTTTTGGAACTTATTTTCGAAGAATTTTTTAGAAAAAGAATAGGAAATATTTCGTCCTATCAATCCTAATTTTTTATTGGAATCCATACGATCAAAATTATAAAAAAAGACCGGATAAATCCGGCCTTTAGTTTGAAATATTTTATAATAATTATTCTACAATAAATTTAGTAGAGAAATTATCTGTTTTTAAGATGTAAGTTCCTTTTACTAACCCTTTAAGGTTGATTTTATTTGAGTTTTTAAAAGGGTTTGCAATTGATTCAATTACTTTTCCTGAAAGGTCATAGATTTGAGCTTTTGAAATTTTGCTAAGGTTTTCACCTTTTACAAACAGTTCATTGTTTCTTACCGGGTTAGGGTAGATGGTGAATTCTGCTTTGTCTTTCTTGGTTTCAGAAGTTGCCAAAGATCCGTTGTAGCAAGTCCATTTAAGATCATCTATTGCCACTCTGTTATTATTGCTAGGGTTTACAATTTTAATAACGGCGTTTCCTGTAACATTCACATTGATTGGTGTTGTTGTTGCTGTTACGCTGTAAGGGACTGTTCCTACTAAATTATCATTGACAAAAACATTCAGGTTGCCATCTGATCCACTGAATTTAAGTTGAGTCGTTACTGTTAATGTCTGAACTCCGCCAGGTACGTTGGAGCTCGTTAGATCACCTCCTTGAATTGTTATTGCTTTACCATTAATGGTTTGATCCGTTCTTGCAAAGGTTG is a genomic window of Chryseobacterium nakagawai containing:
- a CDS encoding GNAT family N-acetyltransferase; this encodes MSTISIIEVKTAAQLKQFVRFPMDLYKNNPYYVPSFIKDEMKIWDAKENPALDYSESKQYLAIKDNKVVGRIAIIINHKEEKELGIKKVRFGWIDFIDDQEVSKALIQLAIEYAKEHGIDKIEGPMGFTNLDKAGMLTMGFDKLATMIGIYNHAYYPKHLENLGLTKEKEWVEYEMNFPKVLPEKVEKFSGLIAQKYKLKVLKFKSKDEILPYVEPMFKLLDETYKHLSTYTPISEEQIKTYKEKYFPFIDKNYVICVVDENQQLVSFAITMPSYSKALQKSKGKLFPFGWWHFLQAGKKNDRANFYLIGIHPEYQRRGVTAIIFKEIFVRFTSMGINFAETNPELEENKSVQLLWQDYNPVNHKRRRTYSLEINDK
- a CDS encoding zinc metallopeptidase, whose translation is MTGYYIIIGISMLVSWWVSSRLKSKFEYYSNVHLRNGLSGKEVAEKMLRDNGINDVQVISVPGQLTDHYNPADKTVNLSEGVYMQRNAAAAAVAAHECGHAVQHAVGYSMLNLRSKLVPVVNISSNLMQFVLIAGIAIMAATRTIENPNGNTAILAIGVAMFAVTTLFAFVTLPVEYDASNRAMKWLKDTGTVTAEEFVGVQDSLKWAARTYVVAALGSLAQLLYWGSLLLGGRRD
- a CDS encoding IMPACT family protein; translation: MTFEYKTIEKPIENTLLKEKGSKFIGFAFPITNEKELKAALEKIREEHPKATHHCYAFRMGLNGENYRANDDGEPSGSAGLPIYNQLLANEITNVLVISVRYYGGTKLGVSGLVKAYKESAKITLEEANIITKELETEIEIQFNFNQQNTIFTLLSKFDAKVVNFDANENCILTASLKLAQKESISEKLSEMQYILFQFND
- a CDS encoding bacteriocin-like protein; the protein is MKNLRKLSRAGLRTIEGGAVFVTCTLPNGQPTRCRDKCPQDFCGPTSYMCLIPMDLCGDVM
- a CDS encoding bacteriocin-like protein; protein product: MKNLKKVSRQSLKKVKGGIAPECCSFYPPSLQHCCATPSSMSCPPPWADGSFPC
- the ribD gene encoding bifunctional diaminohydroxyphosphoribosylaminopyrimidine deaminase/5-amino-6-(5-phosphoribosylamino)uracil reductase RibD, with the protein product MNNDELYIKRCIELAQKALGKTYPNPLVGSVIVHNGKIIGEGYHHKAGENHAEINAINSVEDKNLIPESTIYVSLEPCAHYGKTPPCALKIKELGFKKVVIGAMDSHDKVNGKGKKIIQDAGIEAVSGILEKECIELNKRFFTYHEKKRPYIILKWAESGDGFLDKNYKPTAVSNALVNQFVHQLRADEHAILVGTQTALADNPSLTVRSVEGTHPVRILIDFDLKVPNDFNIYNNAARTFVLNAVKEGTEDHIEFIKIKKENFLSDLMESLYKEQIQSVIIEGGRFTLQQFIDADLWDEAIVIKNENLRLENGTKAPEFSLIPYKTENYRDNTISFFKSK
- a CDS encoding DUF349 domain-containing protein; translation: MTTENNLSENEEKKNPNEVSQETSENTVSHDAHPHGDDAEHLEEHEDVEISLADALKEMEKLINAPDAGENSKRFNQLKEKASHHIHDEVEDKKHEFAETGNASETFSYEHPSQAKFSALINIFREKHDQFQKGQEEEQKKNLEHRQTIIERLKNLYTNSEPGINLFKSIREIKEEWSRAGQVAKSEFKILNNNYFHHLNQFYQMLDLNKEFLEQEYSHNLEKRQHIIARAQELENEPVIQKALNELQYLHKLWKEEAEPVAEEFREKTWEEFKEISNKIHERKSELSASIEKEQAANLEKKTQIIAEIKKLSEPSETPNHNYWQNAIKRVEDLRSDFLKTGSVPRKLSNQNWNDFKTTLRGFNTTKNNYYKSLKGSQQANLEEKLKLIQTAQDNQNNEEWDIAVPLFKKLQEDWKKIGHVPKSMTNKIWDEFRDACNAFFNNYREKSNTSTDNWKENYKNKKALLDELKLVSNDEGSIEKIEAIKTAWNNIGKVPRDKISINSEFNKTLREKLKINKINELELKEEGLSENQLTDKARKIKNQISDLEAEIVKLENNLSFFNKPSRENPLLRDTYNTIDEKKAHLETLKQNLHSIIAGE
- a CDS encoding shikimate dehydrogenase family protein; protein product: MDSNKKLGLIGRNISYSFSKKFFENKFQKLMLKGFSYDIFDLSEINEVENLFSSPELLGFNVTIPYKEQIISYLDELSDEAEKIGAVNCVLIQNGKKTGYNTDAFGFEKTLLLHKKSSQDKALILGNGGAAKAVKYVLDKHNIPSQTISRNAEINFENLDKETVQEHKIIIQCTPVGTFPNIEDCLAFPFDALSSEHLVIDLIYNPNYTQFIINASEKGAKTVNGYYMLEQQAEKAWEIWNF